The nucleotide window AAGATTAATACTCACGATCTGGAAATGTTGATCCAAGACCTAATTAACTGTAAGGAAGGGGAAAGCTATTTCAACCCATCACCTTGGGTAAGAAAAGACTGGATTGATGATAAGAAAATAATTATGGAGAACGGTGAAATAACACCAGTAGACAGTATAAGAACTAAAGAGCACGAACTAGAAAAGAGAACCCCGCCGTTCTCCTTCGATACTAAATTCTACAACCCGATATATTACTATCTCAACCCCTTTATGTTGAACTCTAGTGAACACATCAATGGGAAATCAAACTCCTACTCCTTGGAATTATCAGGCACGATAACTTTCGCCAGCGCTCAGGAAATTACTCTATCGAAAGAAAATACCCTTGTAAAAGTTGAAGGGAATTCGGATATTATAATTAGTAAAAGCAACCATTGGAAAGAGTCAAAGCCTTATGAGCTAGTATGGAACTTGAAGGTTCCCGTAATGCGACTTAACTGTAAACCACCGTTCAGACTATCTCTGTATAAAATATATCCCTCTGGTGTCTTACCTTTTCTCCTAAAATATAAAGACCATGACCTCACATTAGGGTTAGTGAATCTAAATGACGAACCTGTGATGGCACACATTATGCTAAGTGCAAGAATCTCTTCAGCTTATATAATTAATGGACAAGGAATAGAGGTGGAAAAAATAGAGTCTGAGTTCGATAGAGTAAGAATACCTATAAGAAAAAATGGTATAATATATATTAGACTTACTGTGAAAAAATTATTAGAAAGTTTTCTCAAGAGAAAAATTATAGGCTGAGGAAAGTGTTTCTACAATACAATGGGACATCTGATATCCTTGTTTACTCAAAACCTTCTTTCCTTCTGCACATAACATACAGTAGTAAGAAGAGACGGAGTCTGCCTTTTTACCTTGATTTAGGACTACTTTAGTAAAATTATCTACTAATTCCATGAACTTCTTATCGTTTCTTAATACGTCCTTTATTGCATTACCCCTCCTTTTCTTTATATAATTCTCTACAGCTGCAGGCGTTATACCCATTAGTTCAGCAGTCCTATATATAGAAACATTATTCTCAACTACTAATTTCTCAGCTATTAATGCCCTAACAGCGGGCAAAATTTCTTTGACTGAATACTCACAAGGTAACGTAAGTTGCAAACTTTCTCAAGGATAAGTTGTATCTTCGTGATTAAAAAATATTAATGCTTTTACTATTTCATAACTCACAGGTTTTGCACCCTCCACTATAAGTCTCCGATACTTCTACGAATTTGCTCTGTGATATCCTAAGCGAAGAAGGAAGGGGTGACTGTATCTTCTTCTCTTCTTTCATCTTTTTTTCTACTTCTTCTCTTTCCTTCTTTATGCCGAAGTATATGACTTGCTGTGATTTCGACTTGTCCCTGTATACGGTCACGCCCTTTATCCCCAG belongs to Stygiolobus caldivivus and includes:
- a CDS encoding transcriptional regulator, producing the protein MQLTLPCEYSVKEILPAVRALIAEKLVVENNVSIYRTAELMGITPAAVENYIKKRRGNAIKDVLRNDKKFMELVDNFTKVVLNQGKKADSVSSYYCMLCAEGKKVLSKQGYQMSHCIVETLSSAYNFSLEKTF